From the genome of Hymenobacter cellulosilyticus, one region includes:
- a CDS encoding sulfate adenylyltransferase subunit 1, giving the protein MDLLRFITCGSVDDGKSTLIGRLLYDSDSVSLDVLAALENRPTVHGTVDLALLTDGLRAEREQGITIDVAYKYFTTPRRKFIITDAPGHVQYTRNMVTGASTADLAIVLVDARQGVVEQTRRHSLIASLVGIRYFVLAVNKMDLVGNEESVFDQIVADYAAIADQLKLPNVTAIPISALLGDNIVARSKNLGWYTGPSLLEHLESVPAFEEASIAEPRFQVQFVIRPQTEDYPDYRGYAGRIQSGEYRRGDRVHILPSGQESVIEAIEVDQREVESAAAPQAVIIRLTDDVDISRGDSIVPVGSQIHVAKEVEATICWMDERPLWPGRKLLVQHHSAVVKAVVSAITYKVNVRTYGRAATESAQLNDIVGIRLKTAAPLVVDSYQQNRATGAFILVDELSGDTLAAGMVDAMQNSFVPEPLGFTI; this is encoded by the coding sequence ATGGACCTTCTCCGATTTATCACCTGCGGCAGCGTCGACGACGGCAAGAGCACGCTGATTGGCCGTTTGCTTTACGACTCTGATTCCGTGTCCTTGGACGTACTGGCGGCCCTGGAAAACCGTCCCACCGTGCACGGCACCGTGGATTTGGCCTTGCTGACTGACGGTCTGCGGGCTGAGCGCGAACAGGGCATCACCATCGACGTGGCCTACAAGTACTTCACCACGCCGCGCCGCAAGTTTATCATCACCGACGCGCCCGGCCACGTGCAGTACACCCGCAATATGGTCACGGGCGCCTCCACTGCTGATCTGGCCATTGTGCTGGTCGATGCCCGGCAGGGCGTGGTGGAGCAGACCCGCCGCCACTCGCTTATTGCCTCCTTGGTGGGCATTCGGTACTTTGTACTGGCCGTGAACAAGATGGACCTGGTGGGCAACGAGGAATCGGTGTTCGACCAAATTGTGGCCGACTACGCTGCCATTGCCGACCAGCTCAAGCTGCCCAACGTGACGGCCATTCCCATCAGCGCTCTGCTGGGCGACAATATCGTGGCCCGCTCCAAGAATCTGGGCTGGTACACCGGCCCCAGCCTGCTGGAACACCTGGAAAGCGTGCCGGCTTTCGAAGAAGCCTCCATTGCCGAGCCACGCTTTCAGGTGCAGTTCGTCATCCGACCCCAGACCGAGGACTACCCCGACTACCGCGGCTACGCCGGCCGCATTCAGAGCGGAGAGTACCGCCGCGGCGACCGGGTCCACATCCTGCCCAGCGGCCAGGAATCGGTGATTGAGGCCATTGAGGTAGACCAGCGGGAAGTGGAAAGCGCCGCCGCGCCCCAGGCCGTCATTATTCGCCTGACCGACGACGTGGATATTAGCCGCGGCGACTCCATCGTGCCCGTGGGCAGCCAGATCCACGTGGCCAAGGAGGTGGAAGCCACCATTTGCTGGATGGACGAGCGGCCCCTGTGGCCCGGCCGCAAGCTGCTGGTGCAGCACCACTCGGCGGTGGTAAAGGCAGTGGTGTCGGCCATTACTTACAAAGTAAACGTGCGCACCTACGGCCGCGCCGCCACCGAGTCGGCCCAGCTCAACGACATCGTGGGCATCCGCCTCAAGACGGCCGCCCCGCTGGTGGTGGATTCCTATCAGCAGAACCGCGCTACTGGTGCCTTTATCCTGGTGGACGAGCTCAGCGGCGACACGCTGGCGGCCGGTATGGTGGATGCCATGCAGAACAGCTTTGTGCCCGAGCCCCTGGGCTTCACGATTTAG
- the cysD gene encoding sulfate adenylyltransferase subunit CysD has protein sequence MSTPHFDYLDRLEAEAIHILREVAGQFERPALLFSGGKDSIVLTRLAEKAFRPGRFPFPLVHVDTGHNFPEVLKFRDELAAELGEKLIVRSVEDTIKRQRLREPGGKFPSRNPLQTYTLLETIEEFQFDACIGGARRDEEKARAKERIFSVRDEFGQWDPKRQRPELWNVYNGRIQKGENVRVFPISNWTELDVWRYIQRENIALPSIYFGHPRTCVVLPSGQLLGLNEHLRLDENDEIVERQVRFRTVGDSTCTAAVESDAATIDDIIADLLLAKVSERGATRLDDNISEAGMEDRKRNGYF, from the coding sequence ATGAGTACCCCTCACTTCGATTACCTTGACCGGCTGGAAGCCGAAGCCATTCACATTCTGCGGGAAGTAGCAGGCCAGTTTGAGCGGCCGGCTTTGCTGTTCTCGGGCGGCAAAGACTCGATTGTGCTCACGCGTCTGGCCGAAAAAGCCTTCCGCCCCGGACGTTTCCCATTCCCGCTGGTGCACGTCGATACCGGCCACAACTTCCCCGAAGTGCTTAAGTTTCGCGACGAGCTGGCCGCTGAGCTGGGCGAAAAGCTCATCGTGCGCAGCGTGGAAGACACCATTAAGCGGCAGCGCCTGCGCGAGCCGGGCGGCAAGTTTCCGAGCCGCAACCCGCTGCAGACTTACACCCTGCTCGAAACCATTGAGGAGTTTCAGTTCGATGCCTGCATCGGGGGAGCCCGGCGCGACGAAGAAAAGGCCCGGGCCAAGGAGCGCATCTTCTCGGTGCGCGACGAATTCGGCCAGTGGGACCCCAAGCGCCAGCGCCCCGAGCTCTGGAACGTGTACAACGGCCGGATTCAGAAGGGCGAGAACGTGCGCGTATTCCCGATTTCCAACTGGACCGAGCTGGATGTGTGGCGCTACATTCAGCGCGAGAATATTGCCTTGCCCAGCATCTATTTCGGCCACCCGCGCACCTGCGTGGTGCTGCCCAGCGGCCAGCTTTTGGGCCTGAATGAGCACCTGCGCCTCGACGAAAACGACGAAATCGTGGAGCGGCAAGTGCGCTTCCGCACCGTGGGCGACTCGACCTGCACCGCGGCCGTGGAAAGCGACGCGGCCACCATCGACGACATCATTGCCGATCTGCTGCTAGCCAAAGTCAGTGAGCGGGGCGCCACCCGCCTCGACGACAACATCTCCGAGGCCGGCATGGAAGACCGCAAACGCAACGGCTATTTCTAA